One genomic region from Lates calcarifer isolate ASB-BC8 unplaced genomic scaffold, TLL_Latcal_v3 _unitig_355_quiver_1405, whole genome shotgun sequence encodes:
- the LOC108894471 gene encoding uncharacterized protein LOC108894471: MIVLWVTLLVLHHGYSLVPVITVHLGESVTFTCVLPDKEGSRRSLYWYKQSAGDTLKSIVTVFGSTKPEYAPGFLKLRLEVKNDKKFSNLTIVRTIHGDEGMYHCAVLEWNNATWSGTYLSVKGNSQRTSNYTVVQRSTVSDSYSMTLQCSVLSGSKNKTCSGDHNVYWFRAGSDKSHPNIIYTDGNKPDECQKKPDAHSPPKSCVYHFSKTVSSSDPGTYYCAVATCGEIIFGNGTKLEIEVQTTHTVFIAMGILIICLTISVIGNVILICNRRVREQSKRMESDISEVRSDNCRQQTEAEDKLNYVALNFSERKATRGRQRREFAEDSVYSQVRC, translated from the exons ATGATCGTGCTGTGGGTTACACTGCTTGTTCTGCATCATGGAT ATTCACTGGTTCCAGTGATCACAGTTCATCTTGGTGAATCTGTGACCTTCACATGTGTGTTACCTGATAAGGAGGGAAGCAGAAGAAGCCTCTACTGGTACAAGCAGAGTGCCGGGGATACTCTGAAATCAATTGTTACAGTGTTTGGATCTACAAAACCTGAGTATGCACcaggatttttaaaattgaGATTGGAAgtgaaaaatgataaaaaattcAGCAACCTGACTATAGTGAGGACGATTCATGGGGATGAAGGAATGTATCACTGTGCAGTCCTGGAGTGGAATAATGCTACATGGAGTGGGACATATCTGTCAGTAAAAG GAAACTCTCAGAGGACATCAAACTATACTGTTGTTCAGAGGTCGACAGTATCTGACTCTTACTCAATGACTCTCCAGTGTTCAGTCCTTTCTGGCTCTAAGAACAAGACATGTTCAGGAGATCACAATGTGTACTGGTTCAGAGCTGGATCAGATAAATCTCATCCAAACATCATCTACACTGATGGAAATAAACCTGATGAATGTCAGAAGAAACCTGATGCACATTCTCCTCCAAAGAGCTGTGTTTATCACTTCTCTAAGACTGTCAGCTCCTCTGATCCTGGGACTTATTACTGTGCTGTGGCCACATGTGGAGAGATCATTTTTGGAAATGGAACAAAGCTTGAGATTGAAG tgcaaacaacacacacagtattcatTGCAATGGGGATATTAATAATCTGCTTGACCATTTCTGTTATTGGAAATGTCATCCTCATCTGCAACCGAAGAGTGCGTGAACAATCTAAGA gAATGGAAAGTGATATTTCAGAAGTAAGAAGTGATAACTGCCGCCAACAA ACTGAAGCTGAGGACAAACTGAACTACGTGGCTTTGAATTTCTctgaaagaaaagcaacaagaggaagacagaggagagagtttgCTGAGGACAGCGTGTACTCTCAAGTTAGATGTTGA